GGGTCGTACGCGCCGCCCTCCTGCGACCGCACCTTTTCCTGCATCGGCGTGGCGGTGCGGCCCGGATACACGCTGGTCACGCGCACGCCGTGCGGGACCTCCTCCTCGCGCAGGGCGTCGGCCAGGGCACGCAGGGCGAACTTGCTGGCGGCGTAGCTGGCCCAGCCGGGGTTGGCCCGCAGGCCCGCGCCGCTGTTGACAAAGACGACGGTGCCCCGTTCCGCCCGCACCCGCGGCAGCAGCAGGCGCGTCAGGGCGGCGGGAGCGACCACGTTCACGGCGAGGGTGTGGGTCCAGACCTCGGGCGGCTGCTCGGCCACCGCCCCCAGGTCCGCCACGCCCGCGTTCTGCACCACGTTGGTCACGCGGCCCAGCCCCGACAGCGCCGCCTCGAAGGTGTCGGGCCGGGTCAGGTCGAGGGGCAGCGGCGTCCCGCCCACCTCCGCACAGAGGGTGGAGAGTCGCGCCCCGTCCCGCGCCTGGAGAATCAGGTCGTGGGTGCCCGCCAGTTCCCGCGCGAGCGCCGCGCCGATGCCGCCCGTCGCCCCGGTGATCAGGGTCACGGGCTTTGGTGAATCCGTCATCCGTGGAGGCTAACGCATGAGGCGCGTCTCGAAATACTGTTCCTGAAACCAGACAGCCTTCATGATCTCTGCATCTGACCAGCGGGCACCGGGGGGCGCCACGACCAGCTTGTCTTCCACGTCGTCAGCACGGAGGATGACTGCTGTCACGACCCCCGACGCCTCCCGCACAGGTTCATCCCAGCCGAGCAGGTAGGCGTCAATCGGATGCCCGTCGCCGCTGAGGGTGCCGGGCAGTTCGCCGTAATTCACCGGATACCCGAGTTCCGGCCAGCGCGGATGACGGCTGCCCAGCGGGCGGTCCACCACCACCCGCACCGCCCGGCCGAGGAAGGGCGTGAGGTCGGGCTTCACGCCGCTCAGCCTACAGGCTCCAAAACAAGGCCGCCGGGGCCACAGGGGGCGACCGGCGGGAAAGATCAGGAGAGAGGAGATTAAGGGACGTTGCAGACGTTCAGCGGGCTGGCGCTGTTGCGGGGGCTGGGCGCGCCCGTGGTGAAGTCGTCCCCGTTCTGGTTGGTATCCTGGCAGCCGCTGAGCTTGCGGAGGTCCGAGGTGGTGTTCGAGGGGGCCGGGGCCGCCGCCGTGCCTTCACGCTCGTTGGCGGTACCGAAGCCCACGAAGTCGATCACGTCGGCGTCGGCGGCACTCGTGATGACGTCGGCATTGTTGACCAGCGCGATTTTTCCGGCGGTGCCGCTCATGGCGAAAGTGCCCGCCGCGTCGGGCGTCGGCAGGGCAGGGGCGGCAGTGTTGGCGCCATCGGCCATCTTCACCAGGTAGTACTGCCCCGGCTGGAGCGTCGCCGTGGGGAGGGCGAAGGGCGCAGCACTGAACGTCCCCGTCGCCGACGTGTATTGCAGGCTCAGCCCGGCCGTGCTGATCGGCTGGGTACCCCGGTTGAACAGTTCCACGAAGTCACTGCGGTAGGGCGCACCATTGTTGCCCCCGCCGCCGTAGACCTGGCTGATCACGAGATTTCCGAAGGCCGGGCCGGAAGCGGGCGCCTGCACCGTCACCGTCAGCGTGCTGGTGTCGCTCACGCTGCCATTGGCGGCCTTCACCTCATAGGTGTAGGTGCCGGGGGCAGTGCCGGTGGGGGCACTCACGGTCACGTTGAAGGCCGCGCCGCTGCTGACCGTGGCGGGTGCGCTGGCGATGTTCGGTGCCCCGTTCTGTGGCGTCACAGTCACGGTCAGGTCACCCGTGGTGTTGGTCCCCGTGGCGATGAAGCTCTGGGTCTTGCTGCTGCCGTCGGCGGTGGCCGTCACGCTGGCCGTCTCGGGCGTCAGGGCGACGGTGGGCGTGGGGGCGGGGGGCTGGATGGGCGCCTGCGCGGTCAGGTGCACGCCGATCAGCACCGGGTCGTGGTCGCTGCTGCGGAAGGGGTCGGGGGCGTAGAAGCTGGACTGCTGCGCCGCGCTCTTGAATTCGGTGTTGTAGTCCAGCACGGTGGGTTCGTCGGCGTTGATGTGCCACTTGGCCGCGCCCGTGACCTGCGCGTGCAGGCTGGCGCTGGCGATGGCGTGGTCCAGGCTGCCCCACTGGCCGTCGAACTGGTAGGAGTAGCTCTCGGGGCCGAACTCGCTGACCAGGTCGTCGGCGGTACCCGCCGCATCGTCCGCGCCGCGCAGCAGGGCCAGGATGGGGTCTTCCATCCGGTAGGCGTTCAGGTCACCGAAGAGAACCCGGTCGTCCTCGGTCACGCCGGTGGGGTTGGTCGCCATCCAGCGGGTCAGCACCTTGGCCGCGGCGAGGCGGGTGGCGTTGCTGGCGCCCTGGCCGTCACCCTGGTCGGCGTCGCCATTGCAGGCGCTGCCCTTGCTCTTGAGGTGGGCCATGAACACCGTGACGCGCCCGCCGTTGGCGTTGCTCTGGAAGGTGCGGGCCAGGGTGGGGCGGTTGCACTCCAGGTAGCTGGCGTCGAAAGTCTTGTCCAGGATCGCCAGGTTGCCCACCGGGGTCACGCGCCCCGGCTGGTAGATCATGGCGACGCTGATGGCGTCGCTGCCGACGTTCGCGCCGGGATCGACATAGGCGAAGCGGCCGGGAGTGCCGCCGGTCGCGGGGTCGTTGAGGGCGTTCACCAGATTGGCGATGGAGGAATTGGCCCCGCGCACGAAGTCGTTTTCCATCTCCAGAATGCCCAGCACGTCGGGGTTCAGCCCCCGGATGGCCTGCACGGTCTTGGCCCGCTGGCGCAGGAACTCGTCGCAGGTGTTCGCGCCGCGCGGGTCGAGGCCGGTGGTCGTCCCCGCCGCCCCGGTGCCGCCCGCCGTGCAGGTGTTGCTGGTCCCGTTGATGGTGGTGAAGAAGTTCAGGACGTTCATGCTGCCCAGCCGCAGCGTGCCGCCCACGTCGGGGCTGGCGGGGCGGGGATCGCCGGTGATCTTCGCGCTGCTGGCCTGGAGGCGGTAGGTGTCCACGCTGCCGCTGCCGGTCCAGCCGTCGTTGCCGTAGCCCACCACGCCCGTGACCTGCACCTGGTCGCCGCCGCGCAGCGTGTTGCTGGCGCTGAGCGGCTGGCCGTTGCGCGCGAAGATCACCGGGTCGGGGTTCTGCGCGCGGCTGCCGTCGTCGATGCGGAAGGTGCGGTTCGCCACCTGCGCCGTGTAGGCGGCCAGGCCGCTCACGCTGGGCCGGTTTACCTGGGTGTAGGTGGGAATCCGGTCGTCAGCAATGTCGAAGCTCGCGCCGCGCCCCAGCGGGAAGTTGTTGGTCACCACGCCGCTGAGCGTCAGCCGCATCCCCTCGTAGCGTTCGCGCTCGGAGATGGGCAGGGGCAGGGTGACGGTCTGCGCGGGCGGCAGGGCCTGGCCGGTCGCCAGCCGGGTCACGCTGGCGCTGCTGGTCACGAGCTGCGAGGCGGTGTTGAACTCGGCAGGGGTGCCGACCACCCGCACGCGGTCGCCTGCCGCCACCGCCGGGCAGTCGGCATTGCAGTACACGAAGATGCCGTCACTGGTGGTCGGGTCACGGTCGGCGTCGATGCCCTCTTCCTGAAGGAAAAAGCCCTTGAGGCTCCCGGTCACGTTGGCGGTATGGACCGAGGTCACCACGCCCTCGACCGTCTGGGGGGTCGTCAGGGCCACCGGCGCGTCGCCGGTGGGCGTGCTGCCCTGGACGGCGCCGATGTTGGTCAGGCTCAACGTGCCGGGGTTGTCCGCCACGCTGAAGACGATGTGGAACGCGAAGGGGTCCTGCGCGGGGGAGGTCGCCATCGGAATCTGGGTGGCGAAGGTGACGACCTGGGTGCCGCCCGCCGCGACCGCGCCGCCCTGCCAGCCCTGGTGCGCCACGCCCGCGAGCTGCTGCCCGGCGGCCAGGGACACCTGGAGGTCACCGGTGTTGAGGTTCTGGGCCAGCGGCGTGGCGTCCGGGTCAGCCTCGATCATGCCGGTCGCCGCGTTCAGCCGCCGGGGCGTGTCCACCCGGAGGTCCAGCGCCCGCGCGGAGGCGTCCGAGCCGTCGAAGTAGCGCACCTCACGGAAGGGCGTGGTGCCCACTGTCGCGTCCGTCCCCTCGGTGTCGATGGGGATATAGGCGGGCGCGGTCAGGTTGACGCCCGAGCCGTTGGTCACCCGGAAGGTCGCGCGCAGGTAGCGCACCTTGTTCTGCTCGTCGGTGAAGGTGCCGAAGGACAGCGGGTCGAAGGTCAGGCCGCCAACCTCCTGCGCCTGGCCGGTCAGGCCGCCCGCGGGGCGGATGCTGGCGGTGGGGTTGGCGGTGGTGGCCCCGGTGATGCTCAGCTCGTAGGTGCCCAGGCTGGTCAGGGCGGGGCGGGTGGGCACGGCGGCGGTGGGCGCGGTGGGCGTGGACCCGGCCTGGGGGGTCTGCCCGCAGGCGGCCAGCGCGAGCAGGCCAGCCAGCAGCCAGCGGCGGTGGGCGGTCGGAATGGGCATCAAACAACTCCTTGTGAAAGGGGCGGACGGGACCGTCAGGGACGGGCTCTGACGTGCGGGAAGGTCAGACGTCGCGGGAATCGGAACGCCCGGGATTCAGGAAACCGCCCGGCCCCCCCGGCACGGAATAGCTCAGGGTGACGGCCTGCCAGGGGCCGAGATCCTGCACACGCGGCGGGGTGTAGGGGGTGCGGGGAGAGGCCGGGGCGCGGTCAGGGGTCCGGCCGGGTGCCGCTTCAGGACGTGGGGAATGGGTCATGATTCCTCCTTCAGAAGCCAGGCAAAAACCTCCCGCCTGGGGAGCAGCCGTTTCACCTGGATGAATGAAGTATAAGGCCTCAATGTGTTCTGCCCAATCCCCTGTGACGGGACGCCACTTGCACGGGCCAGCCTCTCTGACAGGCTCCCTTGCCCCTCGGGCCGTGCCGGGGTGGACGCGGCACGCTACGCTGCGCGCATGTGGGAGACGCATCCTGACGTGCTGGTGACCGACCTGGGCGACGAGCTGATCCTGATGCACGCGGGCCAGGGCCTGATGTTCAGCCTGAACGGCCCGGGCCGGGTGGCCTGGCAGGCGCTCCCCGGCAGCGCGCGGGACCTGGCCTCGGCGCTGGCCACAGCCTTCAACGTGGACCCGCAGCAGGCCCAGGCGGACGCGGAGGCGCTGCTGGCGGACCTCGCGGCGCGGGGCGTGGTGCGGCGGGCGTGACGGACCTGCCCCCCTTCACCAGCCTGGACGCCCGCGTGGAGGGGTGCGGTCTGGACGCCGGGACCTGGCACGAGCTGCGTGTCCGCTGGGGCCACCCGGCAGGCGTTCCCGTGCGGCGGGTGGTGAGGATCGTCGGCGGTTCCCGGTCGCCCGCGCCCGTCCCGGACCAGCCCCCGGCCGCGCTGCCCGTCCCGGGAGGGACACTGCCCCTCTGGACCCGGGGCGATCAGGTGTGGCTGGGGGAGCACCTGCACCTGGAGGTCTCCGGGGAAGGCGTGACCCTGACGGGCGGCCCGGGGGTGCCGGAGGCGGCGTGGGTGCTGGCCTTCGTGGAGGCGCACCGGGCGGGCGGATGGTTGCCGCTGCACACCGCCGTGCTGACCCGGAAAGGGCTGGAGCGCGCGGTCGCCGTTACGGGGGCCAGCGGGGCGGGCAAGAGCACGGCGGCGCTGCGGCTGGCCGGGGCGGGCCTGACGATCCTCGCGGAGGATCAGGCGTGGGTGCAGCCCGCCAGCGGCCTGACCCTCGGCCTCGACACGCATCTGCGCGCCTTCGAGGACAGCGTCCGGCGATTCGCCCCGCAGTTGCTGGGGCAGGCGGCGGGCCGGGACGCGCACGGCAAACTCCAGCTTCCCCTCACGGCGGCGGGGGGACGGGCCACGCTGGACACGCTGCTGGTGTTCGGCCTGCCCCCGCAGCCGGGTGCGGCCCAGCGGGTCCGGGCGGTCTGGGAGGCCACCGGGGTCCCCCTCACCCCCTCGGGACGGCGGCTGGCGGCGGCGGGAGTGGAAGCTCTGCTGCCCCGCCTCACCGTGCGGGGGGTGACGCGGGAGGACGTGCTGGCGGCGGTGCAGGGCAGGCTGGTGGATCAGGTGGGCTGAGGCGGCCAGGACCCGTCCTTCCGGCGTTCAGCCGTCGGGATAGCGGAAGACCTCGGGAAACCGCTCGCGGCTCAGGGGTTCGCCGTAAGCGTCGAGGGTGCCGCGCGCGTCCTCGATCCAGGCGTGGCCCTGCACCTTCGGCCCGCTCCGGGCC
The window above is part of the Deinococcus metallilatus genome. Proteins encoded here:
- a CDS encoding SDR family oxidoreductase, translated to MTDSPKPVTLITGATGGIGAALARELAGTHDLILQARDGARLSTLCAEVGGTPLPLDLTRPDTFEAALSGLGRVTNVVQNAGVADLGAVAEQPPEVWTHTLAVNVVAPAALTRLLLPRVRAERGTVVFVNSGAGLRANPGWASYAASKFALRALADALREEEVPHGVRVTSVYPGRTATPMQEKVRSQEGGAYDPEVYVSPETVAATVRFVLEAPRDATLPDVSVRPGPR
- a CDS encoding inorganic diphosphatase, encoding MKPDLTPFLGRAVRVVVDRPLGSRHPRWPELGYPVNYGELPGTLSGDGHPIDAYLLGWDEPVREASGVVTAVILRADDVEDKLVVAPPGARWSDAEIMKAVWFQEQYFETRLMR
- a CDS encoding ExeM/NucH family extracellular endonuclease: MPIPTAHRRWLLAGLLALAACGQTPQAGSTPTAPTAAVPTRPALTSLGTYELSITGATTANPTASIRPAGGLTGQAQEVGGLTFDPLSFGTFTDEQNKVRYLRATFRVTNGSGVNLTAPAYIPIDTEGTDATVGTTPFREVRYFDGSDASARALDLRVDTPRRLNAATGMIEADPDATPLAQNLNTGDLQVSLAAGQQLAGVAHQGWQGGAVAAGGTQVVTFATQIPMATSPAQDPFAFHIVFSVADNPGTLSLTNIGAVQGSTPTGDAPVALTTPQTVEGVVTSVHTANVTGSLKGFFLQEEGIDADRDPTTSDGIFVYCNADCPAVAAGDRVRVVGTPAEFNTASQLVTSSASVTRLATGQALPPAQTVTLPLPISERERYEGMRLTLSGVVTNNFPLGRGASFDIADDRIPTYTQVNRPSVSGLAAYTAQVANRTFRIDDGSRAQNPDPVIFARNGQPLSASNTLRGGDQVQVTGVVGYGNDGWTGSGSVDTYRLQASSAKITGDPRPASPDVGGTLRLGSMNVLNFFTTINGTSNTCTAGGTGAAGTTTGLDPRGANTCDEFLRQRAKTVQAIRGLNPDVLGILEMENDFVRGANSSIANLVNALNDPATGGTPGRFAYVDPGANVGSDAISVAMIYQPGRVTPVGNLAILDKTFDASYLECNRPTLARTFQSNANGGRVTVFMAHLKSKGSACNGDADQGDGQGASNATRLAAAKVLTRWMATNPTGVTEDDRVLFGDLNAYRMEDPILALLRGADDAAGTADDLVSEFGPESYSYQFDGQWGSLDHAIASASLHAQVTGAAKWHINADEPTVLDYNTEFKSAAQQSSFYAPDPFRSSDHDPVLIGVHLTAQAPIQPPAPTPTVALTPETASVTATADGSSKTQSFIATGTNTTGDLTVTVTPQNGAPNIASAPATVSSGAAFNVTVSAPTGTAPGTYTYEVKAANGSVSDTSTLTVTVQAPASGPAFGNLVISQVYGGGGNNGAPYRSDFVELFNRGTQPISTAGLSLQYTSATGTFSAAPFALPTATLQPGQYYLVKMADGANTAAPALPTPDAAGTFAMSGTAGKIALVNNADVITSAADADVIDFVGFGTANEREGTAAAPAPSNTTSDLRKLSGCQDTNQNGDDFTTGAPSPRNSASPLNVCNVP
- a CDS encoding PqqD family protein, yielding MWETHPDVLVTDLGDELILMHAGQGLMFSLNGPGRVAWQALPGSARDLASALATAFNVDPQQAQADAEALLADLAARGVVRRA